A stretch of DNA from Trichoplusia ni isolate ovarian cell line Hi5 chromosome 9, tn1, whole genome shotgun sequence:
GTGAAGTATTCCTTCCAGAGCGCCTGGAACTCCGGCCAGGACACCTCGGCCTTGCCGGCGGCCATCTTGTTGAAGGCAGCGACGGCGTCGTCCTTGTTGAGCCCGAAGGACACGAACACGGAGGAAAACTCCTCGCTGTTGATGGAGCCGTCGTTGCTGGCGTCCTCCAGGTCGAAGGCGAACTTGCAGTACAGGTTCTGCCACTCAGCGGCGCTGGCGGGGTTCTTCGCGAAGTTGTCCCAAATGGCGACCCACTCGTCCTGCGAGATCTGGCCGTCGTTGTCGGCGTCGGCGCGGCTCTGAAGCCCTTCCCAGATCTTCAGGAGGGACTCCTGCGTCCACTTGAACTTGGCATCTCCGGCGGCCCAGCCTCGGGACTTGGTGATCCTCTCGATGGCGAGGTCGAAGTCGGCCTTCTCGATGGACCCGCTCTTGTCGGTGTCGAAGAACGCGTGGAACACGTGCAGGAACTTCTTCTTTCTGAAGTCGGAAACCATTTTGCTGACTGTTGTAGTACTAAGTACTGAGCAAGCCTTGTGCGGAGCTTATATAGCCGCGATAGCACTCTATACAATGTTTGCTATATCTTTGCGGTGTTTGTGTATGAATCATAAGATATGCAGTGATTAGTagaaagaaatgaaataaatttgttgtaatATATAAAGCGAGAAGATTGTTCTTGTCTGTTTGTTCgttagttttaaaaaattgtaagaaaaaaaaactgtggttGCCAATACCTACGAGAATTACCTACAGCACTCATCTGACAAATCAGCCACTTCAATAATTGCCTAATGATATCAAATACCGCACGAGCCACGACAGTAATAGGTACgctaatttataactattagtAACTCATACTCG
This window harbors:
- the LOC113497799 gene encoding calexcitin-2-like; translation: MVSDFRKKKFLHVFHAFFDTDKSGSIEKADFDLAIERITKSRGWAAGDAKFKWTQESLLKIWEGLQSRADADNDGQISQDEWVAIWDNFAKNPASAAEWQNLYCKFAFDLEDASNDGSINSEEFSSVFVSFGLNKDDAVAAFNKMAAGKAEVSWPEFQALWKEYFTTEDVNAPGNFIFGKTSF